The following are encoded together in the Novipirellula artificiosorum genome:
- a CDS encoding efflux RND transporter permease subunit, which translates to MIAFFAKHPTAANLLMVLMLAIGVLSMTKLRRETFPDAAAVEVEVAVPFPGATSQEVEETIVDRLEDALEGVQYVKEMRGVAMMNVGRVTLKMTDTGDYVTFRNEIDNAVSGIDDFPEQAEAPITKRLNTKDPVLDVLVDGPMEAPDLKTYCERLKDRLLASDGISEVEITGFSDHLLRVELSREALLRYGLSPAEVSASISRQSIDLPAGRLEADETTLVRVKESRKTQAALESIVLSGQQGAAEIQLGDIADVLDEFELDEDRIEVNGRRAAVLKILKGKTEDVIKVAESTQAILQQERERHPQVTLTVINDMSQLVEDRIGLLVKNGLQGCVLVFLVMWLFFSARLSFWVVISLPVSFLAAFAVVPLFGLTINMLTMVGLLMALGLLMDDGIVIAENIARRRLEGESAMDAAINGVREVATGVFSSFLTTCCVLGPLMFLSGELGRVLKVLPMMLLLVLCTSLVEAFLILPSHLGHSLAHANTERRNWIRVRVDSMIDAGRELCGRIVSLAIRWRYLAAGLVVMAFLITVGLLVGGVVRGQVFPDLEGDVIEARVLMRPGTPLARTQQVMDQLGEALAKTNEVFKPSQPEGRDLVETSYVRFNHNIDAFETGAHVATFTADLLATEQRDARLVDVIQVWKQQFGSVSDALSVTFDEPAIGPAGRALEIQLSGLPLEELDQVSEEVQAYFRTFDGVYNMTDDLRQGESELLVQLRPGVVGLGISTTDLATQLRGSFQGLLSDQIQVGSESYDVEVRFSDLDRNSLMDLYDYLVFLPSGQTVPLSEVATISESKGWSRIAHFDGQQVLVVIGNIDSERSNAMAILGQFKAEIIPKLVDTYRGLKVSFKGEAERGSETGASLARAAVIGCLGVFIILSFQFRSYIEPIIVMVAIPFAFVGVVWGHLAFGIPLSLPSVMGYASLAGIVVNDSILLVLFLKAARQQGVPVIEAAEGASRTRFRAVMITSLTTIAGLSPLLLERSLQAQVLIPIAISICCGLLASTLLVLVVIPSLYVILSDHGWTR; encoded by the coding sequence ATGATCGCCTTTTTTGCAAAGCACCCAACTGCGGCCAATCTCTTAATGGTTTTGATGTTGGCGATCGGGGTGCTGAGCATGACAAAGTTGCGCCGCGAAACCTTCCCCGATGCAGCTGCAGTGGAAGTCGAAGTCGCAGTGCCATTCCCAGGGGCGACATCACAAGAGGTTGAAGAAACGATTGTCGACCGGTTGGAAGATGCACTTGAAGGTGTCCAATACGTCAAAGAGATGCGTGGCGTCGCGATGATGAACGTTGGCCGCGTCACGCTAAAAATGACCGACACCGGCGATTACGTTACGTTCCGAAATGAAATCGACAATGCGGTCAGCGGCATCGACGACTTTCCCGAACAAGCCGAAGCGCCAATCACAAAACGACTGAACACCAAGGATCCGGTGCTCGATGTTCTCGTCGATGGCCCCATGGAGGCCCCCGACTTGAAGACGTACTGCGAGCGGCTGAAAGACCGGCTGCTCGCGTCAGACGGAATCTCGGAGGTCGAGATCACAGGTTTTTCGGACCACCTGTTGCGGGTTGAACTGTCGCGTGAAGCACTGCTTCGATACGGCCTCAGCCCCGCCGAAGTGTCAGCATCCATTTCCCGGCAAAGCATCGATCTGCCCGCAGGCCGCCTGGAGGCGGACGAGACAACTTTGGTTCGCGTCAAAGAAAGTCGCAAGACCCAGGCGGCACTTGAATCGATTGTGCTATCCGGCCAGCAAGGTGCCGCGGAGATCCAACTCGGTGATATCGCCGACGTACTCGACGAGTTCGAACTCGACGAAGACCGAATCGAAGTCAACGGCCGACGCGCCGCAGTGCTCAAGATACTCAAAGGCAAAACCGAAGACGTCATCAAGGTAGCGGAATCGACCCAGGCAATCTTGCAACAAGAACGCGAGCGACATCCTCAAGTCACGTTGACCGTGATCAACGACATGTCCCAACTCGTCGAGGATCGCATTGGGCTGCTGGTCAAAAACGGCCTACAAGGCTGTGTGCTGGTATTTCTGGTGATGTGGTTGTTTTTCAGCGCCCGATTGTCCTTTTGGGTCGTCATCAGTCTACCCGTGTCGTTTCTCGCCGCCTTCGCCGTCGTACCGCTGTTTGGCTTGACCATCAACATGTTGACGATGGTAGGACTGTTGATGGCCTTAGGCTTGTTGATGGATGATGGGATTGTGATCGCCGAGAATATCGCCCGGCGTCGATTGGAAGGAGAATCGGCAATGGATGCCGCGATCAATGGTGTGCGAGAGGTAGCCACCGGCGTCTTTTCATCGTTCTTGACGACCTGCTGCGTCCTCGGGCCGCTGATGTTCCTTAGCGGAGAACTCGGTCGAGTGCTTAAAGTGTTGCCGATGATGTTGTTGTTGGTGCTATGCACAAGCTTGGTCGAAGCGTTTCTGATTCTGCCGTCGCATCTCGGTCATTCCCTTGCTCACGCCAACACCGAACGACGCAACTGGATTCGTGTTCGTGTTGATTCCATGATTGATGCGGGGCGTGAATTGTGTGGCAGAATTGTCAGCTTAGCCATTCGCTGGCGTTACCTTGCTGCTGGCCTTGTTGTCATGGCTTTCCTGATCACCGTCGGGTTGTTGGTCGGCGGGGTCGTTCGCGGCCAAGTCTTCCCCGATCTTGAAGGTGACGTGATCGAAGCACGTGTCTTGATGCGTCCTGGCACGCCGCTGGCGCGAACGCAGCAGGTGATGGACCAACTTGGCGAAGCCCTTGCAAAGACGAACGAAGTGTTCAAGCCGAGCCAACCCGAGGGTCGTGACTTGGTAGAAACCAGCTACGTTCGTTTTAATCACAACATCGATGCCTTCGAAACCGGTGCCCATGTCGCCACGTTTACAGCAGATCTGCTGGCGACCGAACAACGTGACGCCCGACTTGTCGACGTGATCCAGGTGTGGAAACAGCAGTTCGGGAGCGTCTCCGACGCGTTGAGTGTTACCTTCGACGAACCCGCGATCGGCCCTGCTGGCCGTGCACTAGAAATTCAATTATCGGGGTTGCCGTTGGAGGAACTGGATCAGGTGTCCGAAGAGGTGCAAGCGTATTTCCGGACCTTCGATGGCGTGTACAACATGACCGACGATTTGCGTCAAGGTGAAAGTGAGCTGTTGGTCCAACTTCGCCCCGGCGTTGTCGGGCTTGGCATAAGCACAACGGATCTCGCGACACAACTGCGAGGTTCGTTTCAAGGTTTGTTGAGCGATCAGATTCAAGTCGGCAGTGAAAGCTACGATGTCGAGGTTCGATTCTCAGACTTGGATCGCAACAGTTTGATGGATCTTTACGATTACTTGGTCTTCTTGCCCAGCGGACAAACCGTACCGTTGTCGGAAGTCGCGACAATCAGCGAATCGAAAGGCTGGTCGCGGATCGCGCACTTTGATGGTCAACAGGTTCTCGTCGTGATCGGAAACATCGACTCAGAACGCAGCAATGCCATGGCAATCCTAGGCCAGTTCAAAGCCGAGATCATTCCAAAGTTGGTCGACACCTATCGCGGCTTGAAGGTGAGCTTCAAAGGCGAAGCCGAACGCGGATCCGAAACCGGTGCCTCCTTGGCTCGAGCGGCCGTGATCGGTTGCCTAGGAGTCTTCATTATCTTGTCGTTTCAATTTCGCAGCTACATCGAACCGATCATCGTGATGGTGGCGATCCCCTTCGCATTTGTCGGTGTCGTCTGGGGACACCTCGCGTTCGGGATACCACTCAGCTTGCCGAGTGTCATGGGCTATGCATCCTTGGCGGGCATTGTCGTCAACGATTCCATCCTGCTGGTCCTGTTTCTCAAAGCGGCGCGCCAACAGGGCGTACCGGTGATCGAAGCCGCTGAGGGCGCCAGTCGGACGCGGTTTCGAGCTGTCATGATCACTTCCTTGACAACCATCGCCGGTTTGTCACCGCTGCTGCTTGAACGCAGTCTACAAGCTCAAGTGTTGATCCCGATTGCAATCAGTATTTGTTGCGGGTTGCTCGCATCAACGCTGTTGGTGTTGGTTGTCATTCCCTCGCTCTACGTGATCCTGTCCGATCATGGCTGGACCCGCTAG
- a CDS encoding efflux RND transporter periplasmic adaptor subunit, which produces MTKRRSLPWLPSRRWLLLPPVILGILTIVAFVTNRKPLVRVPDAEVATPVRVLQAVRQSIAPVAKGYGTAKPKRIWSAVTEVSGAIVETHSDLRSGNRVAQAEQLVNIDDEDYRLLVSQRQADLQNALAAVDEREAAAQADRLSLEIEQNLLRVTEKDYKRFDQLQGNSAASLSEVEKARSDLLRQTQSAQQLRNSLAVSPAQIAAAKAKVALAEARLTEAKRDLARTTIVAPFAGVLSGVDVEPLQVVASGAKLFEVHDTDTIEIEAQFSLAQITTLLMAPSNVSSRGEKANSRRSPTGNLSAIEAHRLTAVVTARSGQVEMSWTGKPIRMSEAINPQTRTLGVVVEVDNTTQRSRVTSPVRLHPGLFCEVTLSPSETSLVITIPRTALTSGVQPSTNRGQVLIVDQNNRLSRREVSLRFSSEKWLVVTDGIDEGELVVMVPPIPAIDQMLVLPEIMAAEDQKSVLEPPATENRR; this is translated from the coding sequence ATGACGAAACGACGCTCCCTTCCTTGGCTACCATCGCGACGTTGGCTGCTCTTGCCGCCTGTGATTTTGGGGATCCTCACCATTGTCGCGTTTGTGACAAACCGCAAACCGTTGGTACGTGTTCCCGATGCCGAGGTGGCGACACCCGTCCGTGTCCTGCAAGCGGTACGGCAAAGCATCGCCCCGGTGGCGAAAGGTTATGGGACAGCCAAGCCGAAACGCATTTGGTCCGCCGTGACCGAGGTCTCGGGCGCCATTGTCGAAACCCACTCTGATTTGCGTTCCGGAAACCGTGTTGCCCAGGCTGAGCAGCTCGTCAACATCGATGACGAAGATTACCGGCTGTTAGTCTCACAGCGACAAGCCGACTTACAAAATGCGTTGGCGGCGGTCGACGAACGGGAAGCGGCCGCCCAGGCCGATCGGCTGTCGTTAGAGATTGAGCAAAACCTACTTCGTGTGACCGAAAAAGACTACAAGCGATTTGACCAGTTGCAGGGAAACTCGGCCGCATCGTTGTCCGAAGTCGAAAAGGCTCGTAGCGACTTATTGCGACAAACCCAATCGGCTCAACAACTGCGCAACTCCTTGGCGGTTTCGCCAGCCCAGATCGCGGCCGCAAAAGCGAAGGTTGCCCTCGCGGAAGCAAGATTGACGGAAGCGAAACGCGATCTCGCGCGGACAACCATCGTGGCACCTTTTGCCGGTGTGCTGTCCGGCGTTGACGTCGAGCCGCTACAGGTGGTCGCTAGCGGAGCGAAATTGTTTGAAGTTCACGATACCGACACGATCGAAATTGAGGCACAATTCTCCCTCGCGCAAATCACAACGCTGCTGATGGCTCCGTCCAATGTCTCAAGTCGAGGCGAAAAAGCCAATTCGCGGCGGTCCCCAACCGGAAACTTGTCAGCAATCGAAGCCCATCGTCTCACCGCGGTCGTCACGGCTCGCAGTGGTCAAGTCGAGATGAGCTGGACCGGCAAGCCGATTCGAATGAGCGAAGCGATCAATCCTCAAACCCGAACGCTTGGCGTGGTGGTCGAAGTGGACAATACAACCCAGCGATCACGGGTTACGTCGCCGGTTCGCCTGCATCCCGGCTTGTTTTGCGAAGTGACCCTATCGCCATCCGAAACGTCTCTCGTGATCACGATCCCTCGAACCGCGCTGACCTCAGGCGTCCAGCCGTCAACCAACCGTGGCCAGGTGTTGATCGTGGATCAAAATAATCGATTGTCACGACGCGAAGTGTCACTCCGATTTTCAAGTGAGAAGTGGCTGGTTGTGACCGATGGAATTGACGAAGGCGAATTGGTCGTGATGGTACCACCAATCCCTGCGATTGATCAGATGTTGGTGCTGCCCGAGATCATGGCAGCCGAGGACCAGAAGTCCGTGCTCGAGCCGCCGGCGACGGAGAATCGCAGATGA
- a CDS encoding polyphosphate kinase 2 family protein — protein MDFVKKHIVKPGESVNLKSVRTEPDGPFEGKEEAREYVEETIQKLRALQYRLYVEGKQSLLIVLQAPDAAGKDGLIRKTLGRMNPQGVRSYPFKVPTPIEQAHDFLWRVHQCTPAAGQISIFNRSHYEDVLVVRVEDLVPKRVWSKRYEIINQFESLLAERGTRILKFYLHISPKEQLERFKERLDYPEKHWKLNVGDYEARDRWPKYLEAYEDVFKKCSTKDAPWFIIPADKKWYRDAAVASIVHETLQEMDPQLPTVQVDLDEIRRLYERELAEMDND, from the coding sequence GTGGATTTTGTCAAAAAGCACATCGTCAAGCCTGGGGAATCGGTCAATTTGAAGTCCGTCAGAACCGAGCCGGACGGTCCGTTTGAAGGAAAAGAAGAAGCGAGAGAGTACGTCGAAGAAACGATCCAGAAGCTGCGTGCGTTGCAGTATCGCTTGTACGTTGAAGGCAAGCAGTCCCTGTTGATCGTGTTGCAGGCGCCGGATGCGGCCGGCAAGGATGGACTCATTCGCAAGACCCTGGGGCGAATGAACCCACAGGGTGTTCGGAGTTACCCGTTCAAAGTACCGACGCCCATCGAACAGGCTCATGACTTTTTGTGGCGCGTCCACCAATGCACTCCTGCGGCCGGTCAAATCTCGATTTTCAACCGCTCTCATTACGAGGATGTGTTGGTCGTACGTGTTGAAGACTTGGTACCCAAGCGTGTCTGGAGCAAACGCTACGAGATCATCAATCAATTCGAAAGCTTGCTAGCTGAACGTGGAACTCGCATTCTAAAATTCTACTTGCACATCAGCCCAAAGGAACAACTCGAACGATTCAAAGAACGATTGGACTATCCTGAGAAGCATTGGAAATTGAACGTAGGCGATTACGAAGCGCGCGACCGGTGGCCCAAGTATCTTGAAGCGTACGAGGACGTGTTCAAGAAATGCAGCACCAAGGATGCGCCATGGTTCATCATTCCTGCAGATAAAAAGTGGTACCGCGACGCGGCAGTGGCCAGTATCGTTCACGAAACATTGCAAGAGATGGATCCACAATTGCCGACGGTCCAGGTTGACCTGGATGAAATTCGCCGGTTGTACGAACGGGAACTGGCAGAAATGGACAACGATTGA
- a CDS encoding nucleoside monophosphate kinase, translating to MNSSATELHDKKRPQTDLEVKDAQLIFNSVWKRLEDEYGREKLHFPKELILLGGAPGAGKGTNTDYIRKVRDIASEPIVVSQLLSSPEAEKLKARGSMVGDTEVVNILLHELLKPEYQTGAILDGFPRTKVQVECLKMLNDEMKKLRREFAGTPEQVHFKQPCFHIMVLFVDEAESIARQLKRGRQVIAHNEEVKRTGIGTLWEERPTDFNEDLARNRYRVFKEQTYDALVSLKQIFHYHFINAQAPMDVVKDNIFQELEYQSSLELDPRTFHSVSRISLASDILLHARRDLVSRLDSYEIKEGELFHQVIELIEQKMMPIVIRHAISGYCSINTEDAVLENPLALKMLIDVFSERGFHASVDLQRDEVPIRFDLQTGEVQCRQKKVYRIAIRFRGSEIRRG from the coding sequence GTGAATTCGTCTGCCACTGAACTACACGACAAAAAACGCCCCCAAACGGATCTTGAAGTCAAAGATGCTCAGTTGATTTTCAACTCGGTCTGGAAGCGACTGGAGGACGAATATGGGCGAGAAAAACTCCATTTCCCAAAAGAGTTGATCCTACTCGGTGGTGCACCGGGGGCAGGAAAGGGGACCAACACGGACTACATCCGCAAAGTTCGCGACATCGCGTCGGAACCTATCGTCGTGAGCCAATTGCTTAGTAGCCCTGAGGCGGAAAAGCTTAAGGCCCGTGGGTCCATGGTCGGTGATACCGAAGTCGTGAACATCCTACTTCACGAATTGCTGAAACCCGAATACCAAACCGGTGCGATTCTCGACGGGTTCCCACGAACGAAGGTCCAAGTCGAATGTTTGAAGATGCTCAACGATGAAATGAAAAAGCTGCGGCGAGAATTCGCAGGGACCCCTGAGCAAGTTCATTTCAAACAACCCTGCTTTCACATCATGGTCCTGTTCGTTGATGAAGCCGAGAGTATCGCTCGCCAATTGAAGCGAGGCCGCCAAGTGATCGCTCACAACGAAGAAGTCAAACGCACTGGCATTGGGACGCTATGGGAAGAACGCCCAACCGATTTCAACGAAGACTTGGCTCGGAACCGGTACCGCGTCTTCAAAGAGCAGACCTACGACGCATTGGTGTCGCTCAAGCAAATCTTCCACTACCACTTTATCAACGCGCAAGCGCCGATGGATGTGGTGAAGGATAACATCTTCCAAGAATTGGAATACCAAAGTTCGCTGGAACTGGATCCGCGAACCTTCCACAGCGTATCGCGGATTTCCCTGGCGAGCGATATTCTACTGCACGCTCGCCGAGATCTCGTCAGCCGGCTCGACAGCTACGAGATCAAGGAAGGCGAGCTGTTCCACCAGGTGATTGAGCTGATCGAGCAAAAAATGATGCCGATCGTGATTCGCCATGCGATTTCTGGCTACTGCAGCATCAACACCGAAGATGCGGTTCTGGAGAATCCGTTGGCGCTAAAGATGCTGATCGATGTCTTTTCGGAACGTGGCTTTCATGCCAGTGTTGACCTACAACGAGATGAAGTCCCGATCCGTTTTGACCTGCAGACGGGCGAAGTGCAATGTCGGCAAAAGAAGGTCTATCGAATCGCCATCCGCTTTCGAGGCTCGGAAATTCGTCGCGGCTAA
- a CDS encoding exo-alpha-sialidase: MRTTFFLLGLVVWGSVHAEELQWKLQPLQYNHPGLEVDLGVGLWAFPLPIDYDNDGDMDLLVGCPDKPSNGTYFFENPSQDASVAMPIFKPGVRIGNGYQYMMLSVVGEESVVLTPGKEFRRDPASGEFDFSKPVKIDAITNPNSQSKGRVRGNMWRYVDYDGDGDHDLIVGCGDWSDLGWDHAYDNRGVWRNGPLHGYVYLIANEGTDEKPVYEKTPQRLAAGGGEIDVYGWPCPNLADFDGDGDLDLLCGEFLDGFTYFQNTGSRQQPSYAAGQKLTNSDGEPLAMHLQMITPTAIDWDCDGDLDLIVGDEDGRVALVNNTGQWNDRTPVFDAPRYFRQQADTLKFGALATPFVYDWDADGDEDILCGNTAGSIGWFENLGEGEKGLPKWNAPVLLQSKTEQGQLAPFRVMAGPAGSIQGPCEAKWGYTTLSVADWDDDGDGDIVYNSILGRVGLLQNDSGVLQEAKFDTGIRELPPKWYWWQTPSEVTLTQWRTTPLAIDFDVDQTLDLVMLDQQGYLTLRRGGGVAERIFVDEDNRPLQLNAGSCGRSGRVKLAVVDWDGDSRLDVLVNSENATWYRNCEDRDGNIVMKKIGNLARRNVAGHTSSPAVADFSGDGQPDLLVGSENGRIYYIAHQDCVPYPAEQTQARPPHAQQTIKFPGLIREEFVFTKAPFEQCHASTICETTRGFVAAWFGGTKEGKEDVCIWTSYHDGTGWTSPTKVADGVQHRDLRYPCWNPVLYQPPGDAPTLLFFKVGPKPDAWWGEMMVSYDRGRTFVGRKRLPEHIDGPVRCKPMLLDDGHTLLCGSSTEFDGWRVHFETVTLLDGVPSGTWGRIGPINNATEYNAIQPTFLTHPDGRIQILCRTKEGVIATSESSDQGQSWSEMQATELPNPNAGIETVTLDDGRHLLLYNPLDSGASGWGKRGILSLAISDDGQTWSPVGELEREEKSEFSYPAMIQAADGSVHITYTWKRNRIKHVVIDPKAISVDGTIRGN; the protein is encoded by the coding sequence ATGAGAACAACTTTTTTTCTACTTGGCTTGGTAGTATGGGGCAGTGTTCATGCCGAAGAATTGCAGTGGAAGCTGCAACCGCTCCAATACAATCATCCTGGCTTGGAAGTGGATCTTGGTGTCGGCTTATGGGCGTTCCCCTTGCCGATCGACTATGACAACGATGGGGATATGGACTTGCTCGTCGGTTGCCCCGATAAGCCCTCCAACGGAACCTACTTCTTTGAGAATCCGTCCCAGGATGCAAGCGTAGCGATGCCGATCTTTAAGCCGGGGGTTCGCATCGGTAACGGCTACCAGTACATGATGCTCAGCGTCGTTGGTGAGGAATCGGTCGTTCTGACACCTGGGAAGGAGTTCCGACGAGATCCTGCCAGCGGAGAATTTGATTTCAGCAAGCCGGTCAAGATCGATGCGATCACGAACCCCAATAGCCAGTCCAAAGGACGCGTACGCGGCAACATGTGGCGATACGTTGACTATGACGGTGATGGCGACCACGACCTTATTGTGGGCTGTGGTGATTGGTCGGATCTCGGCTGGGATCATGCCTACGACAACCGTGGTGTTTGGCGCAATGGTCCGCTTCACGGATACGTTTATCTGATCGCGAACGAAGGCACCGATGAAAAGCCTGTCTACGAGAAAACTCCGCAACGGTTAGCGGCGGGAGGTGGTGAGATTGACGTCTATGGATGGCCATGCCCCAATCTGGCGGACTTCGACGGTGATGGTGACCTTGATCTGCTCTGTGGTGAGTTTCTCGACGGCTTTACCTATTTCCAGAACACCGGATCACGACAGCAGCCCAGTTATGCTGCGGGACAGAAATTGACCAACTCCGACGGTGAACCGTTGGCGATGCATCTGCAGATGATCACGCCGACGGCGATTGATTGGGATTGCGACGGGGATTTGGATTTGATTGTCGGTGATGAAGACGGTCGCGTCGCGCTAGTCAACAACACGGGCCAATGGAACGATCGCACTCCTGTGTTCGACGCACCTCGCTACTTCCGGCAGCAGGCGGACACGCTGAAGTTCGGAGCACTGGCCACCCCTTTCGTCTACGACTGGGACGCGGACGGTGACGAGGACATCCTTTGTGGCAACACCGCCGGATCGATTGGATGGTTCGAGAATTTGGGCGAAGGCGAAAAGGGTTTGCCGAAATGGAATGCCCCCGTGCTGCTGCAGTCCAAGACGGAGCAGGGGCAGCTTGCACCGTTCCGAGTCATGGCCGGCCCCGCCGGTTCGATCCAGGGACCGTGTGAGGCAAAGTGGGGCTACACGACGTTGTCGGTTGCGGATTGGGACGACGATGGGGATGGTGATATTGTGTACAACTCGATTCTCGGACGGGTCGGGCTGTTGCAAAACGACTCGGGGGTATTACAGGAAGCCAAGTTCGACACAGGGATCCGCGAATTGCCGCCCAAATGGTATTGGTGGCAAACGCCATCGGAGGTGACCTTAACGCAGTGGCGTACAACGCCCTTGGCCATTGACTTTGATGTCGACCAAACGCTTGATTTGGTGATGCTCGACCAGCAAGGCTATTTGACACTTCGTCGCGGCGGTGGGGTTGCGGAACGCATCTTTGTCGATGAAGACAACCGGCCCTTGCAACTCAACGCGGGCAGTTGCGGGCGATCGGGACGGGTCAAATTGGCCGTCGTCGATTGGGATGGTGATTCCCGGCTGGATGTCTTGGTCAATTCCGAAAATGCAACTTGGTACCGCAATTGTGAAGACCGCGATGGCAACATCGTGATGAAGAAGATCGGGAACTTGGCGCGGCGAAATGTGGCAGGCCACACGTCAAGCCCGGCTGTTGCCGACTTCAGCGGTGATGGCCAACCCGATTTGCTCGTTGGGAGCGAGAATGGGCGGATCTACTACATTGCACATCAGGATTGTGTTCCGTATCCGGCCGAGCAAACGCAGGCACGCCCACCTCATGCACAGCAGACCATCAAATTCCCAGGATTGATCCGTGAAGAATTTGTTTTCACGAAGGCACCGTTCGAGCAGTGTCATGCATCGACGATTTGTGAAACCACTCGTGGTTTTGTCGCAGCTTGGTTTGGTGGAACCAAAGAAGGGAAAGAAGACGTCTGCATCTGGACCAGCTACCACGATGGGACAGGTTGGACAAGTCCAACCAAAGTGGCGGATGGAGTCCAGCATCGCGATTTGCGATACCCGTGTTGGAACCCCGTCTTGTATCAGCCGCCTGGTGATGCGCCAACGTTGTTGTTCTTCAAAGTTGGCCCAAAACCGGATGCGTGGTGGGGCGAGATGATGGTCAGCTACGATCGAGGGCGAACGTTCGTCGGACGCAAGCGGTTGCCAGAGCATATTGATGGGCCGGTTCGATGCAAACCGATGTTGCTCGATGATGGCCACACGTTGTTGTGTGGATCGTCTACGGAGTTCGATGGTTGGCGCGTCCATTTCGAGACGGTTACCCTGCTTGATGGTGTGCCCAGCGGTACGTGGGGCCGAATCGGACCGATTAACAACGCAACGGAGTACAATGCGATTCAACCAACCTTCCTTACCCATCCTGATGGCCGGATTCAAATCCTCTGTCGAACAAAGGAAGGAGTGATCGCTACGAGTGAATCGTCGGACCAGGGGCAATCGTGGTCCGAGATGCAAGCGACCGAGCTGCCCAACCCCAATGCAGGCATCGAAACGGTAACGCTCGACGACGGTCGCCATCTGCTCCTCTACAATCCCCTTGACTCAGGTGCAAGTGGTTGGGGAAAACGAGGTATCTTAAGTTTGGCCATTTCCGACGATGGCCAAACTTGGAGCCCCGTGGGTGAACTCGAACGCGAAGAAAAGTCCGAGTTCAGCTATCCGGCAATGATTCAGGCTGCGGATGGGAGCGTTCATATTACGTACACCTGGAAACGGAATCGAATCAAGCACGTGGTGATCGATCCGAAGGCAATTTCTGTGGATGGAACGATACGGGGGAATTGA
- a CDS encoding ZIP family metal transporter encodes MSPGILLVVYCLLIIIASVAGGRLSTILRMTHLRTQLLMSGVGGLMLGIAMLHLLPHGGEILQSGSKMGIGGLIGLIVMFLLIRLFHTHDHGVPVEDDAESEGCSHNHPDGSHDHDHHHHDSKGLSWAGLFFGLALHTLVDGVALASSVLADAQHGAWLGLAGLGTFLAVALHKPLDAFAITSVMNKQNWSPTAQNIANFSFSLACPIGAACFYVGATQFAGEQAILGWGLAISGGFFLGIALADLLPEVAFHDHDRGKLTAALLLGVGLAVVIENLPGHSHGPHPQHSAEHAPDEDHVHDHGFEADSDHTPDDHQGHSH; translated from the coding sequence ATGTCACCCGGAATCCTACTCGTCGTCTATTGTTTGCTGATTATCATCGCGTCCGTCGCCGGAGGACGGTTGTCGACAATCTTGAGAATGACCCATTTGCGGACCCAATTGTTGATGAGCGGCGTCGGTGGCTTGATGCTGGGCATCGCGATGCTGCATCTGCTACCGCATGGAGGTGAGATTCTGCAATCTGGCTCAAAGATGGGGATCGGCGGCTTGATCGGCTTGATCGTGATGTTCTTGTTGATCCGCTTGTTTCATACCCATGATCATGGTGTGCCGGTGGAAGACGACGCCGAGTCGGAAGGTTGCTCCCACAACCATCCCGATGGATCACACGATCATGATCACCATCATCATGATTCCAAAGGCCTCAGTTGGGCAGGGCTGTTTTTTGGACTTGCCCTCCATACGTTGGTCGACGGTGTGGCACTTGCCAGCAGCGTGTTGGCGGATGCCCAACATGGCGCTTGGCTTGGGTTAGCGGGCCTTGGAACCTTCTTGGCCGTCGCCTTGCATAAACCACTCGATGCGTTTGCCATCACTTCGGTCATGAACAAACAAAACTGGTCACCCACCGCTCAAAACATTGCGAACTTCTCGTTCTCGCTGGCTTGCCCGATCGGCGCCGCGTGCTTCTATGTCGGCGCGACCCAGTTTGCCGGAGAGCAGGCGATCCTAGGATGGGGCTTGGCAATCTCAGGCGGATTCTTCCTCGGCATCGCACTCGCAGACCTCTTGCCGGAGGTCGCTTTTCACGACCACGACCGAGGTAAACTGACCGCCGCGTTGCTTTTGGGGGTAGGACTTGCGGTTGTGATCGAGAACTTGCCGGGTCACAGCCATGGACCGCACCCGCAGCACAGTGCGGAACACGCACCGGACGAAGATCACGTCCATGACCATGGCTTCGAAGCAGACTCGGATCACACCCCCGACGACCATCAGGGCCATTCGCACTGA
- a CDS encoding Fur family transcriptional regulator, with the protein MNKPSKSVDDVKHAIRDAGLRATPARIATLRLLRQMTSPQTHAFVADHLAASGIDKATAFRNLNDMSEAGLLRRSELGDHVWRFEAIGSGEQVESGHPHFLCVDCGRVSCLQDVKLTAGSRRESEKVGEVTEILLRGHCNACR; encoded by the coding sequence ATGAACAAACCATCCAAGTCGGTTGACGACGTCAAGCATGCGATTCGCGACGCGGGGCTGAGGGCGACGCCCGCGCGAATTGCAACACTGAGGTTGCTGCGTCAGATGACGTCCCCACAAACCCACGCCTTTGTGGCCGATCATTTGGCGGCAAGTGGAATCGACAAAGCAACCGCGTTTCGCAACTTGAACGACATGAGCGAAGCAGGCTTGTTGCGTCGCAGTGAGCTTGGCGATCATGTTTGGCGTTTTGAGGCAATCGGTTCCGGAGAGCAGGTTGAGAGTGGGCATCCCCATTTCTTGTGTGTCGACTGTGGTAGGGTCTCTTGCCTTCAAGATGTCAAATTGACGGCCGGCAGCCGACGTGAGAGTGAAAAAGTGGGCGAAGTCACGGAGATCCTGCTCCGCGGGCATTGCAATGCTTGCCGTTAA